The Punica granatum isolate Tunisia-2019 chromosome 4, ASM765513v2, whole genome shotgun sequence sequence gcctctctttcttttttattactaGTAGTTGAAAACTCGCGCACGGCACGGGGCAATAAGTTAAATAATGAACTTTCAActgcaaaattaatttttatcaaataGTTATATACGTTTTGCATAGATAATACTAATCATAAATcagataaattattttattgttatagATATCAATAAATTAGAATAACTCATTTATATCAAATACATACCAATTATTCGAGCAAATTAATTAACTACatctaataaaatataaaaataaatggacAAAATAGATAATCtcaaatgataataataataacaataataataataataaatcaaactacaatccaaaaaaaaagaggaagggAAACGTACAATAATATGAGTGGAGGAAGAAAAATTCACCGtatcaaaatattaatatgaatgaaataaaaaagaaatcttgAAATGTAAAGATCCCTAATTTCATTAGTTGATGGTGTATAAGCCTCATTCACGAAATAATGGTCGGAACAAATCAATTTGAGACTTTCTTACGCTTGCGTGCATTAAAAAACCCTAATTTCATTAGAAGCAAAATTTAGTAAATAATCAATTCTAtgagaaataatatatatttagtaaAAAAGTGCAAAGTATACCTTTTCATCAACAAAAATCATATCAAGACTAATGATTTTGTTAGTCCTTGTAATCAAGGCATCCTACAATCTTGTCAATCTCACTCTAATTGTCCATGTACATTTTTCATGTctcaatccttttttttttagtgtgaACCTTGGTATTTGGGGTATCTGAAAACCCGATTAGCCCCAACTATCTAGTCGAGTCGGGTTGATCCATTAAATGGTAAAATTCTCCTAATATggattttttgcattcaaaAGGACTCGAACTCGAAACCTAGCTTAAGCGGAATAAGAGTCAAACCGCTTGTACCAACTCATAGTGGTCATGTCTCAACTCTTTTATCATATAATAAACCATTGTAATGCCTCATAATCTGCAATATCATGcacaaaaaaagataaatgaagGAAAAATAGCTATGACATGAGcatgaatttaatttttcctaaGCACAGACTCAATTTGGTTAATGGAAAGGAAAGGGCATGGTTACCTTTACTTTCTAACGTTGTGCTCCAAATTTTTgtgttcatttttttcatgaatatatatttgtaaaatttatatagcAACCTTTCTACTTATATGgaaaatgcaatatatatttaaaagaaTTGCATagacatgtatatatttattggtTTGGACTTATgtttatattgaatatatatgtatattccattgatatattttcgatttatatgtatacattatatataaatatattatgttgACATATCTTCTACTTATATGGCCATgcaatatataattgaaagaactgatatatacatatacatatatatattggtttgCACtgtatatattgaatatatatatatgtatcttcagttgatatatttcatatatcgaatatatatctatcttaCGCTAATATATTTTGGACTTAATTACATGTATGAATTGCATCTATTCTATTGATACATTTTGCTGCTAAAAGAGGActtttcatataattttttaaaaatttataaacgATAACGTGACAATGCGAAAGAGCTTTGTTTTCTGCTTTTGATTATGTGGTGGCATAGGGGCTTTgtttcatatttatatattgaatatatatctatcttcTGCTGATATATTTTGGacttaattatatgtatatattgtatatattttgttgataTATTTTGCGGCTAAAAGGGAAAGTTCCATATAGTTTCTTTGGATAAATTTCAACGATACCCCTGTAACTTGTAAAATGGCCAGCAATacttattctttttaaaattaaccaTGCACTACCCCTCTTTTTGctgatttttgttattttttcttaaatcgaGTCAAATTTATCGGGTAAAGAAATCAGATGACGGATTGGTTTGTGCAGTTACGTGACATTGGATCTATGTGGCAAAGTGAATATTCTCTTGAGACCATGTCAGCGATAGAAGGGGTGTCACATGCTTTTTCACAAATTATAAGGGGTGTCATCGAAATTTACcatttttttagttataaaCGATAACGTGACAATACAAGAGAGCTCCGTTTTCGATGTGACAGCGTGAGATTTCGATTAGaggctttatatatatattattttattttttacttttctttttacaaTGAAGTGTCCTAGTGTGCGCACTTATCTTacttttaaagtaaaataGTGTCGGGTATAATTTTCTTGCATAAAAATTCAGGATGAATACATCAAATGTGATTTCCTCAACAGATCAATAGGTACTTTTGAGAATTTCTTCTTATTCTGTATTTTATGTATCGATAGTATACCTATTTTACTCTTAATAGTTTCAAAGTAGTGTCTTACATATACTTTAATTTAGCTTGTATTGATCTCTACATTCATTTATCAAACAACACTCGCAAACAAATCATTAGCATAGAGTAGTAAAATGACACATAAGTCCTAGCAGCGATAACCAAACCTGAAAGTCTTGGTTTTAGGGGCTTCACCGTAATCTtgttttaacattttttctaTTGGTAACAATATCCCCAAACCAAAGCATCACTCCAGAATAGAAACGAGAAATAAAATGGTACATAAGTCCCAATCAAATCTACAGCTCTTAATTTCATACGCGCAGGCCGCTACATTACacctactttttttttttattaattagaattagATGAATATAGATTAgctatattttatatttatattttgtattttgtattttgtattttaattattaattgtatattttttttttctttttcccctatGGCTCTCACTCATAACTCAtctaatctctctctctctctagttcTGCAATCTTCTTACTTTTTGCTCTTCCAGTTGCACATTTGTATTGTTGTTTTGTTATCTGCGGAAGGGAAAGAGTGTTTATAGCCATTTTCCGTTTCCCCTTTCTTCTGCAATGCTCCCTTGACGCCACTCTTTCATGTCTCACCCCGCTAAGCGCTCTGCCACCACCGccagctcctcctcctcttcctcctcctcctcctccggcGGCGCCGCCACCACCAACATCAACACCAGCTCCAGCTCCCCCTTCTACCCCACCATGAAGAAGGCTAAGTCCCAGGCCGCCGTCGCCTGCTCCTTCGACCCCAACAAGAACGGCCTCCACCATCAGCCCCCCAACTTCGATCCCAGTAACGACGTAGTCTTCGAGCCCGACGGCCCCAAGCCCGACGAGGCCGCGGCTGGCCGGAGCGTCGCCGCCAACCTCTCCCGCAAGAAGGCCATCCCACCGCAGCCCGCTAAGAAGCTCGTTATCAAGCTCGTCAAAGGTACTGTTCGTTGCTCGATCTCTTTTAGGGTTTTGTCGGAATTGTATTTCAGCCGTTCAGTGTGTCGGATTAGGTCAGCTTACACTTCTGATGCTCTCAATTTGGCTCATTGATCGTCTGATGAGCTCGATTTGCAGTTGAAATTTGGATGATTGGGGGTTTAACGTGTGGATTGTCTGGGCAGTCAGGTTTTGTCTCCGCTTAGCGTGAGTTTTGCTTCAAGCTCTGATTTGAGCTGTTAGTTCATAAAATGACTCAGATTTGTGGATTCAAGTTCGTATTTTAACGAGCTAATGCGTCAACTTTGCAGCTTGAGCTGCACAATTTGAAGCTGTGCCGGAATTTTTCTCTCTGTAGCGTGCTCTTGTGCGGAAATTTTGGGGGGATCTAAGTGATAAATATGCTAGTTTGCTTGCTGAATGAGGATCTTTAATTCCTAAGTGAGAAAATGTCGGGGCTTCTGTGTTACGAAATGTGTTTCATTTGCCAAATGCATTGTCGATAGATGCAGCTTCCCTCTTGTTTCCCCATCTCCTTTACGGTTCAACTATTTCATTCTTCCACTTTTCTTGTTTATGGAGCAACAACCTTTGGACTCGTTCTTGAAATACTGTGCATACACAAGTTTTATGCTGTTGTGAGAATGGAGACGTCTATTTGTAGCTTCATATTCTTTTGATTGATGGTCCTCTATACTTTGCACTGATAGTGTGTGATTATCTCAATTTACGTCACTTAGCAAATGCAGCTATTTGTCTGAAGTTATTTTGAGAAAGGAAATGACTAATGTCTCTATTCATCTTATGCCCATCATAAATCTATCTTGGCAGTCTTAGATTATTCTCTTGAGATTGTCTGTTCCTTGGGACTCTTTGCTGTGATGCTTGATCTGAAAACTCTTTTGTCACGTATTGTTCTGGCACTTAATGATGCATGTTGGGTGTTTTTCCAAGTCCCGTTTGCATGGTTATATAGGAGTCATGACCTTCCTTTTGCTTAACCAGTGTGTGCGTTGTTAGAGTTGCCTAATATGTCTCAGTctgaactttattttttatgaagcTAAGCCGACGCTGCCTGCAAATTTTGAGAATGACACATGGGCAAAGCTTAAGGCAGCCATTAATGCTATATTTTTGAAGCAACCAGTTTCTGTCGACATGGAAAGACTCTATCAGGTAGGTTGCTGTTCTTCCTCCTCTACTCGCTTTGGACTATCTTCTGATTATGGCCTCTTTCTTCCTTGGATATAATTGACTGTGTGATCTTTAGGCGGTCAATGACCTCTGTCTGCACAAGTTGGGGGGTAATCTTTATCAACGGATCGAAAAGGAGTGTGAAGCTCATATATCAGCAGCTCTACGGTCTCTGGTTGGTCAAAGCCCAGATTTGGCCGTTTTTTTGTCACTTGTTGAGAGATGCTGGCAGGATCTTTGCGATCAGATGTTAATGATCCGTGGCATAGCCTTGTATCTGGATAGGACATATGTGAAGCAGACACCAAATGTTCGCTCATTATGGGACATGGGGCTGCAGCTTTTCCGAAAGCATCTCTCTTTGTCCTCTGAAGTCGAGCACAAAACTGTCACTGGCCTTCTGAGGATGATTGAAAGGGAAAggtatttttaaaatacatGCCTTCTCCTTCAAGTTCTTTGCTAAATTTCAGAGAGGACATGGATATAGAAGCATGATTCTGATATACGATCCTAGTGCATCTTTTATTACTTGCATCTTATGGTAGTAACTTTTAGGTTCTTCATTTTATTACACAGCAAAGTTTTAAGTGGTTAACTAGTTACTCGTGCCTACCTATGCTTCTTCATAATATATGAACAGTCGAAGATTGACATGCCTGCCTACGATGTAATACTGTGACAACCTGAATAAGTTAGGCAATGCTTGTGTTTCATCTTTGACAACGGGGGAGGATGTCTCAGTATTCTGTCAGgaattgtaataataaaatcttaaTAACATGCTAGTTCTAGATATTTATGTAAACAGTAAACTTCACATCAAGGGAAACTAATAGCAAAATGTTAGTAACACGTTCTAGATGACTctgaaaattacataaaacCATCCCAGAACTCCTGGAATAATGCAAAGGAGAAGTTAGCCAAAATGGCAATCTCTCCTGCATTCTttctgtaatttttaaaagacattgtcaaatattttattatggttTATGACATTAAGTCAAACTTATCAAACCTTTAAAGGAAATGCTTACTCTATATTATCCTAACCTCTATGTTGGTATGCGAGCCAAATATCATGCTCTGAAACTTTATTATGTATTTTGAGTTTTCAGGTTAGGTGAGACAGTTGATCGCACTCTCCTTAATCATCTTCTTAAGATGTTTACAGCGCTTGGGATTTACTCAGAAAGCTTTGAGAAGCCTTTCCTTGAGTGCACATCTGAATTTTATGGTGCTGAAGGGATGAAATACATGCAACAATCGGATGTTCCAGATTATCTGAAGCATGTGGAGGTGCATTGATCCTTCTTCCTGACAATAGTGCTTGCATTTGGACAtttattactttctttttgTATATGAAATTGTTCAGATTTAGCACGGCTTCTGGTTGATAGTTATGGTAGGCTTGAGTAAGTATAGATCATTTGTCAAACAGAGCAAAGCAAATGGTGTGGGAGCAGTGATAATTTAGACGAATGCTGGTATAATGTGTAATTTGACATAGCTGCTTTTAATGGATTGATGGGAAATATGTAGATGAAATGTTCTTACAGGTGAGGTTGCATGAGGAACATGAGAGGTGCTTGCTTTACCTAGACGCAAGTACCAGGAAGCCTCTGATTGCAACAACAGAAAAACAGCTCCTCGAACGCCATATCCCAGCTATTCTTGATAAGGTGTGGATATATGATACTGTTACCTTGATTTCTTTATGTTTCATATTAAGATggtatatatgaaattttggcACAAACATATGCATCCATAACTGTCTTAGGTTTATCATGTCCCCATCTGCCTCAAGGCTGGATGCTGATAGCTAATGTGTAGCAGATAATCGCGTGATTTTGTGCATaaatatcaaatgttttccgatatttcattcattcataGACATACATATGCATTTCTAGGGAGCTTGCGCGGTCATGTATGGTTTAAATATTGTATTCTGCTAAAGCAATCTTTGCTTTGTCTGCTGTGTTAGGGTTTTACAATGCTAATGGATGGGAACCGTATTGAAGACCTTCAGAGAATGTATCAACTTTTCTCAAGGGTCAATGCTCTTGAATCACTGAGACAGGCTCTTAGTTCATATATACGGAGAACAGGGCAAGGTATCATCATGGATGAAGAGAAAGACAAAGATATGGTGCCATCCCTTTTGGACTTTAAGTCTGCGCTGGATAAAATATGGGAGGAAAGTTTTGCAAAGAATGAAGCATTTTCAAATACCATTAAGGATTCGTTTGAACATCTAATTAATCTTCGTCAGGTTAGTAATTGTTCATTATTTGCGCTGTTCCTTTCTGCTCATGTACTTATTTGAACATAGCGTGTGAAATACTATGTTCAGACCTATTTCTTAGGCAATCCAGTATGAGAAATGACAGATTGAGTGGAGCAGTTTGGACTTTTTGCATTCTAATGACTGAAATGCTGTCTCATCTATGCGCATCCTGGATTCTATCAAGGGTTATTTAACCATTTAACAGAATCCTTATGATTGTTGCGGGGTTctaatttctctctctctctcactgcTTTACTTAACAGAACCGACCTGCTGAGTTGATCGCAAAATTTCTGGATGAAAAGCTTCGTGCTGGTAACAAAGGGACATCGGAAGAGGAATTGGAGAGTACACTTGACAGAGTGTTGGTTCTGTTCAGGTTTATCCAGGTGGATTTATCTTCCTCTGAGGCTAAAACTAGATTTGTAGTGAGATATGGAGACAGAGAGGGGCCTAAGAGAACAAGAGAGAGCTTCCAATATAGTATTTATATTGAGCTTCTGATTTTACCGAACTCAAAACTTGGATACTTACATTTTCTGAAATTACAGGGCAAAGATGTATTTGAGGCATTCTATAAGAAGGATCTTGCAAAGAGGCTATTGTTGGGAAAGAGTGCTTCTATTGATGCCGAGAAGTCCATGATCACCAAGGTCAAGTCCTTTCATCTGAATATAGGGATGTTGCTTATTTCTTATGAAGCTCTTTCAGACAGTCATATTGACAATATTCTTTCCTGAAAATGCAGCTCAAAACCGAGTGTGGCAGTCAGTTTACGAACAAACTTGAAGGGATGTTCAAGGTCTGTTTGCTTTATACACGTATAAGTAGTAGTTAGCTGCCATTGTTAGGTTATTTTCAAAACTTAAGCATAACAAAGAAGGTCATGGAAATGTACTGAATTGTGGACTCATTTGTTTGAGAATGTGGATTGACTATTTGCTTGTACAgtgaattattttcaaaacttaAATTCAAATGGCtgtatgctttttttttttccatttattatTAAAGATGCTCTACTAGGAGTTATTGTCAAGTGTTTGACCCTTACAAGTTCCTTAGTTGAAGAATAATATAATGCAGTAACAGGCATTTTTATACGTTTCTTTAACCGCAGTATGAGGAATACAATTTCTGATTTTCACGAGGAATGAGCAGTTTCCTTTTGTGTCCTTTTCAGGATATTGAACTATCAAAGGAGATAAATGAGTCCTTCAAACAATCATCACAGGCCAGGACAAAACTCCCGTCAGGGATCGAGATGAGTGTTCATGTTTTGACCACTGGGTACGTCTTGCATTTGTAATGTTATATGATTAAGCctaaaaaaattctataatcATGAAAATTTCTAGTGATTGGTAATCATGTATCCTAATAAGGTGTTGGATGCTTCAATTGCAGTTATTGGCCCACTTATCCGCCGATGGATGTGAGACTTCCTCATGAATTGAATGTCTACCAGGTAATGCTCTTGTGAAAGAGGTCATGGTTGATTTTCAGTCGAAACTTGCAGTCATATTAATTGTCGACACTTTCTGCTTTCTATCAGGACATTTTCAAGGAGTTCTACCTAAGCAAGTACAGTGGGAGACGATTAATGTGGCAAAATTCATTAGGTCACTGTGTGTTGAAAGCTGATTTCCCAAAAGGCAAAAAGGAGCTCGCAGTTTCCCTATTTCAGGTAAGccctcatattttttcttctggGTTCTTCTGCCTATTGGTGCTGTGTCTTGTTGATTCTTCTGCCAGCAGATGGTGCCACTTTTAGTTAAGCTGGGCAATTGCTGAGTCCCTGTTTCATCTATTATGCTGCAGACTGTGGTGTTGATGCTGTTCAATGATGCTCAGAAGCTTAGCTTTCAAGATAT is a genomic window containing:
- the LOC116204867 gene encoding cullin-4 is translated as MSHPAKRSATTASSSSSSSSSSSGGAATTNINTSSSSPFYPTMKKAKSQAAVACSFDPNKNGLHHQPPNFDPSNDVVFEPDGPKPDEAAAGRSVAANLSRKKAIPPQPAKKLVIKLVKAKPTLPANFENDTWAKLKAAINAIFLKQPVSVDMERLYQAVNDLCLHKLGGNLYQRIEKECEAHISAALRSLVGQSPDLAVFLSLVERCWQDLCDQMLMIRGIALYLDRTYVKQTPNVRSLWDMGLQLFRKHLSLSSEVEHKTVTGLLRMIERERLGETVDRTLLNHLLKMFTALGIYSESFEKPFLECTSEFYGAEGMKYMQQSDVPDYLKHVEVRLHEEHERCLLYLDASTRKPLIATTEKQLLERHIPAILDKGFTMLMDGNRIEDLQRMYQLFSRVNALESLRQALSSYIRRTGQGIIMDEEKDKDMVPSLLDFKSALDKIWEESFAKNEAFSNTIKDSFEHLINLRQNRPAELIAKFLDEKLRAGNKGTSEEELESTLDRVLVLFRFIQGKDVFEAFYKKDLAKRLLLGKSASIDAEKSMITKLKTECGSQFTNKLEGMFKDIELSKEINESFKQSSQARTKLPSGIEMSVHVLTTGYWPTYPPMDVRLPHELNVYQDIFKEFYLSKYSGRRLMWQNSLGHCVLKADFPKGKKELAVSLFQTVVLMLFNDAQKLSFQDIKDSTGIEDKELRRTLQSLACGKVRVLQKVPKGRDVEDGDYFEFNEAFSAPLYRIKVNAIQMKETVEENTSTTERVFQDRQYQVDAAIVRIMKTRKVLSHTLLITELFQQLKFPIKPADLKKRIESLIDREYLERDKNNPQIYNYLA